The genomic DNA CCGATGCATCGTTATCACAGCTTGGACCAGCGTTCGGTCCACGCAGCGTTGTGACGTAAGGGCCACGGAATGCACCGCCCCAAGCCCACCAACGATTTTGTTCATCGCTTTGCCCGTCCCAGCCGCTTCCCGAGTCGTACATGCCAAGGCAGGTATCGAGATAGGTGTTGATTTCGGTGATGAACGCTGGCGTGTTGCGGAAGGTGGTGTTCGTGCCCGAGATCGATTGACGCAGAGCGGTTCCAACGACCACACGGTAACTCTCATCGCGGTTTGGATTCGAGGAATCCCATTGGCCTTGGTTGCGGCCAATCTTCGATTCGGCCATCGCCAAAGTGTTCGACGTGCCATCGGTGATATCGCGGAATCGGCAGAAATACGCCTTGTCGAATACGCCCGGCTCACTTCCGTTGCCTACGTCCCACGAAGTACATGGACCGTGCGAGAATGAATAGCTCGACGGCGCCATATCGGAGGTGTACGAGACGTCCGACCCAGGATCGCTGGGGCAGAGGAAGGCGTCTAGAAGAGTTCGGCGTACCACGGAGCTGTGTTCGGCAACCCCGGCAATGTTTGCAGCGAAGTTGTAGCGGAAGTCGATTTGATCATAAAGCGGCCCCTGCTCGATGAAGGGGAGGATGCTGGCCAAACCGCTCCACGAATTCCAGCCGTCGTATTGGCCAGAGGCGTTTGTCGACAACGTTACGCCAGCACTCGCTGGGAAACTTTGATACGTGTCGTGGTAGTTGTGGAGTGCCAGGCCCAACTGCTTCATATTGTTTGAGCAAGACATACGACGGGCCGCTTCACGAGCAGCTTGGACGGCGGGCAACAACAATCCCACCAAAATACCGATGATGGCAATCACCACCAACAATTCAACTAAGGTGAAGCCTTTGGCGCTTCTCTTTTGAAAACGAACCATATCCAATCCTCCAAGACACAGACAAGAAAAGTAAATCCACAAAACACAAATGAAGTGTGAACGGGTATTAATCGCGACTGGAACGTCGCGGGTTTTGGATCATTGAGAACTCTGAGCCTACACTCTCGAGGATTTAAGGTGGATTGTCAAGTTTTAAACTGCCTCTAAAACCCGATAAGTGCGCATAAGATTCCCGAGGAAGCATTTGGCGTTGGTTTTTCGGTGAATCGAGGGGGGGAGGGCAGTTTGCGTAATGTCTTTTTGGGTGTATGCCTGTGCTCTAGTTATCGCTGCACCAGAATATCCAGCTGTTCAACCCGCCCCAGAAACGAAGGAACAAGCGGCTTGGGAGATGGCAATTGTGATTAATGGACACCTTGGGAAATCCGCACACCCTGCGAGCGGTTTCGAGAATGCGGGGCGAACGCAGTTGGGGTGCGAGGATGCGTAGGCTGGGAGGTGTGCGGGGGATTTCCTGTTTTGCTGAGCTTGTGACGGGAGATCGAATTCTGGACCGCTATCGCCTGGTTCCTGCCTGGAGCAGTTGGCTGCGGTCTGGAGGCGGCGCCTCGCTGGTGCGCCCGGTGGAGGCTAGTTGGCGATCTGGCTGCAAAATGCGGAGATAAGATCGCGTTGCGGCGGAGATGGGGTGCTGTTCAAACTGCGAGTGAAGTCCTGCAGAGCACCGCGGAAATCGCCTGTCTCCAGCCGCAGTAAGCCTCTGTAGAACAAGAGTTCCGCCAGACCGTCGGACCTACCGCTGTCGTGGTCCGAGTCGGCGGACTGCAGTGCTGCGAGGATCGATTCAGGCGGACTCATCGACAGCGTTGCGGCTGTCGTGAGCAGCAGGGAGGTGTTGTTGTTGCCCAGTTTTGCCGTCGTCTGCCTCGCCGCGCCGAAGTCTCCACGCATCAGTTGCTCTCGCGCCGTTTCCTCCAGGCTCTGCAACGCCGGATCGTTTTCGGCAGGGACGTCAACGATCAGCGAACTGCTCTGCCGCACATCCTGCAACGCATCGATAGCTCGCTGCAGTTGATTCCGTTGTTGATTCGTAAGATCGCGGCGACCGAGAAGCCGTTCGCTGTGCGCCAACGCTCGGGATTGATCGATCAACGATGGCGTGCCGGTGAAACGGAGTGTGCGGTGAGCGCTTTCCAGCAGCGCCATCGTGCGCGAGAATTCGGTCGACAGGTGGTTGTCGTTGGGGAGCACGCGTAGCGCAGCATACGGAAATCGAAGGGCTGACAAGACCAAGGCGATCCGCCGCGCATCGGTGGGACCACCAAAGGCGATCGCGCGTTCGAAGTCGACGTTGGGGGCTGGCCGGGGAATTTCTAGGATCGAGAGCAGTTGAGCCGATTCACGCAGCGGGCCGCTCGCGTCGCGATCATCGATCTGCGCAAAGATCACCCGCCGACTATCGATCCCCAATGTCTTCCATGGCGAATCGAGCGAATGTTGGCGGATCGTCGCTAGATCGGCTGCCTCGATGACTACCAACTTTGGATTCCACTGATCGAACCACTCGCCAAATCCGCCCCACTGCCCATCGCTGCGTACGTAGCGATGTTCGCGCCAGCTGCTCCAATCGTTCACGATCATTGCGTATTGCGGGTAGAAGTCGCCGTAGGCGTCCCAGCGGTCGCTGACCACCAATGGATGGACACCGCGATCGTCTTGCAGTTGCCAGTTGGCCGCTCGATCTAGGTTTTGCAACACTGCCGGCCCCGCGAGATTCCACTGCTGCGGATCGATTTGCCGCCGCGACGACAACGCGCTCAAAACGTCGTAGCGTTGCAAGCCGACTTGGGCGATCAGAACCAGCAATGCAACTAGACATGCGGCGCGTCGCCAACGTCTGGCTACCGTTGGCGAAGGAGGCTTGGACGCCGCAAAGTTCTGCGACGACGCGATACAGGCGATCGCCACAGTCGCCAGCCAACTGTAGCGAGCCGAGCCGATCGCCAACGCGGTAAAAACTGCCAGCATCGCGCCATCGGCCATCCGCGGCGATCGAGCGACAACCCACCGCCACCAGCAAGCGAGGATGAATAGCAGCGCCAGCCCATGTGCCCAGCCGAAGTCGGGTGCCTGCCAGGAGACCGAAAGCGAAGGGAGCAGCGTCGCCGGTGGGCGATTCAAAATCGCGGTGATTGGTCGCAATAACGCTGCGAGCAAACCGTGTTGCCAGGCGATCAGGCCAGCTGCGACTAAGCCCAAGACCGCGGCAAGCGTTGCGACCAACGCGGTTTGGCGACGCTCTCGGATCGACTGGAGAATCAACGTGCCGACGACAACAGCCAAGACAAGCAGTGGTATCGTCGCTTCCAGGCTGCTCGCCAACGCAGCCGCACTGAGCGCGCCAACGATCGCAAAAAACATCGCGTGGGAAAGTGGTGGTTCGGCCAGCATGCGATCTCGCAATCGAACGGCAGCATAAACAATCCAGCCCGCCAACAGCCCGTCGTATGGATCGATCAGGCAGAGCCCGGCAACCATCGCGATCGCCGCGACGCCCTCCCCTCGCTGAACCATCCGCTGCCCCAACGCCGCGATCAACAACGCTGCGATCACGCTAGCCAACCAAGTCGGCCAGATGAAAAGCGAGCGGAGCGAATCGAACGTGGAGAGCCACGGATTCCAAGCGTCGGCCCCCGCCATGACACTATTGTCGGGCAGCGGGATCACGGCGATCGGATCGAAGATCTGCGTTGGGTTTGCTGCGATGAACAGCATGCAACAAGCCAACCACCAAACGGCGAACGCGCGGACGTCTAGCGGGATTTGCGAGAAGAACGATCCCCGAGCGGGGACCGACTCGGCGGACGTTGGGGCTGCGTTAACGTTCGGTTTGCGAGACGCGTTGCGGCGCTGCCCAGGCGTTTGCTTGCTCACTTGGACTCCTCGATGTCGTCTCGCACACGGATCCAGTGATCGGTGAAGCGGATGTTCGGATTGGTCGCGACTTTGGGCATGTGGCAACGCAAGCAATCGTCTCGGTTGTCGGCCGCACAAAGCGTGTGTGTCGGTGAATCAGGGTTGTGACACTGCACGCATTGCCAGATCCCTCGCGAATCCTGCGCTGCCAATGATTTGTGTGGGTCGTGGCACGTGGTGCAGCTCATCTCCGATTTGATAAAGCAAGGTGACTGCAGCAGGCCGACCGGTTGAAAGCGAACGATGCCAGGGTTGTCGGTGCGGATCTCACCCGGTGGCTGTTCGTCGGCGTTGCGATGACATTGTCCGCACCGCCGCACGGCGTCGAGGCGATCGGTAGCCATCCAGTCCGAATCGATCACTTCGCCACCCGAAGCGACGTGGGCTTGTTGCGGTCCGTGACAGCGTTGGCAATTGATGCCCGCGACCATCCCGTGGAAATCGATCGATCCGTTTTCCGCGGGCAGATAGCTGGTGTGGCAGGAGAAACAACCGACAGCTTTGGCGCCGTCGAAGAACAGCCCAAATGCGCCGTAGTGCGAATCGCCCGCCTGTTCGGGCTGACCCGGCGTTAGGGCGAAGCTGTTGGTCTGGTGGAACCACGTCCAACGGAACTCCAATTCGTCGGTGTTCCCCAACAGGTCGCCGACGGTCGACGTCCAGGTGTGTGCGTGAGCTCCCGAACCAAAACACCAATCGAGCCGGATCCGACGCGAGATTTCCTGGTCCTGCTGAACCGCAAAGACTCCCGACTCCGGATCGATATCGATCTGCAAACCGTCATCCGCCGCCGAGGCATCGGAATTGACGGAGCTTAGGATCTCGATCGACCTTGGATCGGTTGCCGGTCGCAGCGTCTGAGCGTGCCCGGTCTCGGGATAGCTATCGGCTTCGAAATGACACTCGCGGCAGGATGTTTCATCCGCCCAGCCGTTCAACGTTAGAACCGCGTCGCCGGGGACGGGATCGCGCGACGACGTCAAGCTGGCCGCTGCGACCAGCAGGGCAATCGCCACTACTGCAATCCGAGCCGCCAGCGGCGTGCGTTTATCGGTCGATTTGTTTGTCTCGCTCATTCAAAGCCCGTCCTGTCGTCTGCGCCCTTTGGGGAGCAATCGTAACACAACGGCCGACGAGTTGGCGATCGTGGCGAACGGGATTTGAAGCGAGTCTTCGTTTCCGGATCAGCTTTCGTGCTTCAGGACGACGATTCCCAGTGGCGGAAGATCGATCTTGATCGAATCGGTTCGGCCGTGGTGCGGAATGCCCAACGACTGAGTCATACCTGGATTGACGATGTTGCTACCGCCGTAGATCTCGGCGTCGGAGTTGAAGATCTCCGTCCAACGACCGCTCTGCGTCACGCCGACGTGGTAGCCCTTGCGGACGACGGGTGTGAAGTTGGCACACACCATCAACGCCGGGCCAAACCCATCGGCTTTGCGGACGTAAGCCAACACGCTGTCCTGGGCGTTCATGCAGTCGACCCATTCGAAGCCGGCGGCGGTGAAATCGTCGTGATGCAACGCAGGGTTTTCGACGACCAATTGGTTCAGGTCGCGGACCAAGTTCTGGATCCCGCGGTGCGTGTCGAAATCCAACAGTTCCCACTGGATCGGATCGTCTTCGTTCCACTCGTTCCACTGGCCGAATTCACCCCCCATGAACAACAGCTTCTTGCCGGGGTGGGTCCACATGTACGAATACAGCAGTCGCAAGTTGGCGAACTTCTGCCAAAGGTCGCCCGGCATCTGCGCCAACAACGCCCCTTTACCGTGGACGACTTCGTCGTGCGACAGCGGCAGGGTGAAGTTTTCGGTGAACGCATAGATCAGGCTGAACGTCAGCGCGTCGTGGTGATGGCTGCGGTGAATCGGATCGTTGTGGAAGTAGTCGAGGGTATCGTTCATCCACCCCATGTTCCACTTAAACGTGAACCCGAGGCCACCTTCATAAGTCGGCCGCGAAACGCCTCCCCACGCCGTCGATTCCTCGGCGATCGTGACCGCGCCGGGGTACTTCTCGTGGACGACAACATTAAACTCACGCAGGAAGTCGATCGCTGCGATGTTCTCGCGTCCGCCGTGCTCGTTGGGAATCCACTCGCCATCCTCGCGGCTGTAATCGAGGTACAGCATCGATGCGACCGCGTCGACGCGGAGCCCGTCGATGTGATATTTATCGAGCCAGAAGAGCGCGTTGGAGATCAGGAAATTGCGGACCTCGTTGCGTCCATAATTAAAGATCTTGGTGCCCCAGTCGGGATGTTCACCCTGCCGCGGATCGGCGTGTTCGTAAAGCGCCGAGCCATCGAAGTTGGCCAGCCCGTGTCCATCTTTGGGATAGTGAGCGGGAACCCAATCCAAGATCACACCGATCCCGTTTTGGTGGCAATAGTCGACGAAGTACATAAAATCTTCGGGAGTGCCGTATCGGCTGGTCGCGGCAAAGTAGCCGACCGTTTGATAACCCCAGCTGCCCGTATACGGATGCTCGCTGATCGGCATCAGTTCCAGGTGAGTGAAGTTCATCTCTTGGCAATACGCGACAAGCCGATGGGCGAGTTCGCGGTAGTTCAACCAACCGTGCTCTTGCTCGCCACCCTGCTGCCAGCTGCCCAGGTGCACCTCGTAGATGTTAAACGGCTTTTCCAGCTGGTTCGATTCCCGCCGCGTCTCCATCCAAGCGTCGTCTTGCCAGGTGTGGGTGTCCAGTTCGGTCACGACCGAAGCGGTACGCGGTGGCAATTCAGCGGCAAAGCCCAACGGATCGCTCTTGTCGTTCCAGTGGCCGTCCTGCTGCAGGATGCGGTACTTATAGATGTCGCCCGCTTTGACGCCGGGAATAAACAATTCCCAGACGCCCAGGTTGGGGTGGACCTTCATCGCGTGTTGCGCGCCGTCCCACTCGTTGAAATCGCCGACCACTTGGACCGTCTTGGCGTTGGGGGCCCAAACGCTGAAGTTGACGCCGCTGGTATCGCCAACGGTGCGGATCTGAGCGCCCAATCGCTTGTACAGTTCGTAGTGTCGACCTTCGCCCAAGAGGTAACGGTCGAGTTCTTGCAACAACGGTTCAACGGCGTAGGGATCGGGCATGATGGTGACTTCGCCCGAGTTGCGGGCGACTTTCAAGCGGTAGTTCGAGGAAAGAGCTTCGTTGTCGACGGGGCAAATCGCTTCGTAAAAACCGGCCGGATGCAGGCGACGCATCGGCCGCGGGGCGTCTTCGGGCTGATCGACCAGCCAGACCTGGGTGCTGTCGGGGACAAACGCACGAACGGCGATCGCTTTGCGCCCCTGGTATTCTACCGGATGGGGGCCGAGCAGTTCAGCGGGATTCTCGTGGCGTCCTGCGACCAGGCGTCCGATTCCATCGAGCGGGACCTGAGTGTGCATCGAAGATGACTCGCGTTGTACGAAGGGGGTAAAGGTTTCCATTGCTATTCGACGCGTTGACGTCAAATATACAAGGGGTGAGTTCGGCTGCGGCGGAGAAACTGCGGGTTAAGCACCCTTGGCTTCGGCATCCCACCAGACAAAAGCTAGCGGGGAATC from Rosistilla oblonga includes the following:
- a CDS encoding DUF1559 domain-containing protein; translation: MVRFQKRSAKGFTLVELLVVIAIIGILVGLLLPAVQAAREAARRMSCSNNMKQLGLALHNYHDTYQSFPASAGVTLSTNASGQYDGWNSWSGLASILPFIEQGPLYDQIDFRYNFAANIAGVAEHSSVVRRTLLDAFLCPSDPGSDVSYTSDMAPSSYSFSHGPCTSWDVGNGSEPGVFDKAYFCRFRDITDGTSNTLAMAESKIGRNQGQWDSSNPNRDESYRVVVGTALRQSISGTNTTFRNTPAFITEINTYLDTCLGMYDSGSGWDGQSDEQNRWWAWGGAFRGPYVTTLRGPNAGPSCDNDASVTDISMKEASSNHPGGCMTLRADASVNFAGETTDQATWIALGSRAYGETL
- a CDS encoding multiheme c-type cytochrome, with translation MSETNKSTDKRTPLAARIAVVAIALLVAAASLTSSRDPVPGDAVLTLNGWADETSCRECHFEADSYPETGHAQTLRPATDPRSIEILSSVNSDASAADDGLQIDIDPESGVFAVQQDQEISRRIRLDWCFGSGAHAHTWTSTVGDLLGNTDELEFRWTWFHQTNSFALTPGQPEQAGDSHYGAFGLFFDGAKAVGCFSCHTSYLPAENGSIDFHGMVAGINCQRCHGPQQAHVASGGEVIDSDWMATDRLDAVRRCGQCHRNADEQPPGEIRTDNPGIVRFQPVGLLQSPCFIKSEMSCTTCHDPHKSLAAQDSRGIWQCVQCHNPDSPTHTLCAADNRDDCLRCHMPKVATNPNIRFTDHWIRVRDDIEESK
- the glgB gene encoding 1,4-alpha-glucan branching protein GlgB codes for the protein MHTQVPLDGIGRLVAGRHENPAELLGPHPVEYQGRKAIAVRAFVPDSTQVWLVDQPEDAPRPMRRLHPAGFYEAICPVDNEALSSNYRLKVARNSGEVTIMPDPYAVEPLLQELDRYLLGEGRHYELYKRLGAQIRTVGDTSGVNFSVWAPNAKTVQVVGDFNEWDGAQHAMKVHPNLGVWELFIPGVKAGDIYKYRILQQDGHWNDKSDPLGFAAELPPRTASVVTELDTHTWQDDAWMETRRESNQLEKPFNIYEVHLGSWQQGGEQEHGWLNYRELAHRLVAYCQEMNFTHLELMPISEHPYTGSWGYQTVGYFAATSRYGTPEDFMYFVDYCHQNGIGVILDWVPAHYPKDGHGLANFDGSALYEHADPRQGEHPDWGTKIFNYGRNEVRNFLISNALFWLDKYHIDGLRVDAVASMLYLDYSREDGEWIPNEHGGRENIAAIDFLREFNVVVHEKYPGAVTIAEESTAWGGVSRPTYEGGLGFTFKWNMGWMNDTLDYFHNDPIHRSHHHDALTFSLIYAFTENFTLPLSHDEVVHGKGALLAQMPGDLWQKFANLRLLYSYMWTHPGKKLLFMGGEFGQWNEWNEDDPIQWELLDFDTHRGIQNLVRDLNQLVVENPALHHDDFTAAGFEWVDCMNAQDSVLAYVRKADGFGPALMVCANFTPVVRKGYHVGVTQSGRWTEIFNSDAEIYGGSNIVNPGMTQSLGIPHHGRTDSIKIDLPPLGIVVLKHES